In the Tateyamaria omphalii genome, AGCGTGCGCATTTTCTGCATTTGCGTCACGTTCAGCGAGATCAGAAGGTCGTGATATTCGGCCCAAAGCTCCCGCAACGACTGGTGCGCGATAGATGCGATGAGCGGAACGATAATGATCACTTGCGCGATGATCATTGCGGTGGGTGTGAAGAGCAGGCCGAGCGCGCCGAAAGGGCCGGAGCGTGACAGGAGGATGTACACGATCAGGCCCACGACCACCGGCGGCAGACCCATCAGCGCGTTAAGCACGGCAATGGTTGCACGTCGCCAGCGGAAGCGGCGTACGGCAAGCAACGCCGCAAGCGGCAAGGCGATCAGGCAGGCGATGATCAACGCAGTGAGAGTGACCCGCAACGAGCGCAGTGCAATGTCCGCCAGTTCGGCATCGAACGTGA is a window encoding:
- a CDS encoding ABC transporter permease; translation: MVDLWEGLRHAFWLVVTFDAELADIALRSLRVTLTALIIACLIALPLAALLAVRRFRWRRATIAVLNALMGLPPVVVGLIVYILLSRSGPFGALGLLFTPTAMIIAQVIIIVPLIASIAHQSLRELWAEYHDLLISLNVTQMQKMRTLLWDARRALLTAALAGFGRGIGEVGAIMIVGGNIDNATRVLTTAIALETGKGEFALALALGFILIALALGVNLVIHWIGQTERDSRW